CTCGCGCTCGTCGTGGCCCCCGCCCAGGCCCGCCCCCCGCTTACGGCCGATGGAGTCGATCTCGTCCACGAAGATGATGCACGGGGCCTGCTTGCGGGCCGTCTGGAAGAGGTCGCGCACCCGGGCCGCGCCCACGCCCACGAACATCTCCATGAAGTCCGAGCCGGTGATCGACATGAACGGCACGCCCGCCTCGCCGGCCACGGCCCGGGCGATGAGGGTCTTGCCCGTGCCCGGGGGGCCGACGAGCAGCACGCCCTTGGGGATGCGGGCACCGATCTCTTTGAACTTGGCGGGCAGCTTGAGGAAGTCGACGACCTCCTTGATCTCCTGCTTGACGCCGTCGTAGCCGGCCACGTCGGCGAAGGTCGTCTTGGGCTTCTCGGTGGAGTACACCTTGGCCTTCGACCGCCCGATCGACATGAGCCCGGCCATCTGGCCCTGGGCCCGCCTTCCCATCCACACCCAGAAGGCGATGAGCAGGCCGATGGGCAGCACCCAGATGAGGATCGACCCGAGCAGGTTGGAGCTGGGCGGCCGGAACTTGACCACCACGCCCTTCTCTCGCATGAGGGCCAGGTCTTCGTCGGGGATCTGGACGGGGCCGGTCGTGGTGAACTCGCGCTCGGCACCGGTGTTCAGCTCACCGTTGATGCGCGAGGACTCGTTGGCGATCTCGACCTCGGCGACCTCGCCGGCCACCACCTTCTCCCGGAACTCGCTGTAGGTGAGCTCCTGGCCCGACGAGCCGCTGAGCCAGGGTGAGAGGAGGACGACCAGGACTGCGACGGTCACCAGTCCCCACACGACGGGTCGCGGCCAGCCCGCGGGGCCACCGCCAGGCGGCGACGTGGAACCGGGACGGTCTTTCCGCGAACCCCGGGGGGCCGGGGGCGGGGCGCTCATGTGGTCATGCTAAACGGCCTTGGCCACTTGCATGGACGCACCAGCGACATGCCGTCGATCCGCGAGCGGCTCCGGGCCAGCGCGACCGGGGGGCGCCCACAGCTCCCAGCGCCGGCGGTGATCGCCCGACTATCGGCCCCCATCCCCCTAGAACGGGCGCTACTTGGGTACGGTTGGCCCGATGGAACGTGCCCGTCTCTGTAGCCGGCCGGGTTGCGCCGAGCCCGCGGGGGCCGCTCTCGCATTCCAGTACGCGAGCCGTACGGTTTGGCTCGAAGACCTGGGCGAGCCCGACCCGCACACGATCGACCTGTGCACCATGCACGCCGACCGCCTCAGCCCTCCCCGGGGCTGGACGGGTGAAGACCGGCGCCGCTCCGCCGGCCCGGCAGCCCGCGTCGCTTCATAACTCTTCTTGGGCGGCAGACCGGACACTCCCCGGTGGGGGCTGGGTGACGCGGCCGCCGGCTTCTTCGTGGGCCTGGTGCTCTCGAGCGCAGTGGCTGCCGCCTTCCTGCCCGATGCTCCCGGGGAGACCGACATCAGCCTCACAGGCCAGGCCTTGTCCCAGATCGGGCTGTGGACGGGCCTGGTCGGGGCGGCCGTGCTGGCCTCCCGCCGCAAGGGTACGGGCCGTCTGGCGGCCGACTTCGGCTTGCGGGCCCGCCCGGTGGACGTGCCCGTGGGCATGCTCGCCGGGGCCCTGGGCCAGCTCGTGCTCGTCCCCCTGGTCGCCTTCCTGCTGCGGCCGCTACTGGGCGAACCCGAAGTGTCGGGACCGGTGCAGGACCTCGTCGACTCGGCCACCGGCTCGGCGGTCATCGGGCTGTTCGTTTTCGTAGTCCTCGGAGCGGCGGTGGTGGAGGAGTTGTTCTTCCGGGGCCTGGTGATGGGAGCGCTCAGGAGGAGGATGGGTGCCGTCGCGGCCGTCGTGATCACCGGTGTGGTCTTCGGGATCGCCCACCCCCAGGACCTGCCGGCCGACGCCCTGGCCCTGGTGATGATCAGCCTGGCCGCCCTCGGCATGATGTGGGGCGCCCTCGTGGTGCGTACCGGGCGCCTGGGCCCGGCCATCGTGGCCCACGCCACGTTCAACGCCTGGACGCTCACCGTGCTTCTCACCCGATGAGCCCGATCTGGCGCGGCCCGGCCGGGATGACAACATAAGGGGATGCGCCAGCTCCTAAGCCGGCGGCCGGGACTGTCCGTGCTGCAGTCGCGAAGCCCCGAACAGCTCATCACCTTCGGGATCGTGGCCGCCGCCGCCGTGTTCGTCTTCAGCCAGCTCCATCCCGAGCTGATCCTGGCCGACACCACCGCCGCGGGCGGTGACATGGGGGCCCACGTGTGGGGCCCGGCCCACCTGCGCGACCACCTGCTGCCCAACTTCCGGATCACGGGCTGGGCCAACGACTGGTACGCCGGGTTCCCGGCCCTGTGGTTCTACTTCCCCCTGCCGTCGCTGATGATCGTCATCCTCGACGTGGTCCTGCCTTACAACGTGGCCTTCAAGCTGGTGACGGTGGCCGGCGTGGTGGCCATGCCGGTGTGCGCCTGGGCCTTCGGCAAGCTGATGGGGATGCGGTTCCCCGGCCCTCCGCTGCTGGCCCTGGCCACCCTGCCGTTCCTGTTCGACCGCTACTTCACGATCTACGGCGGCAACATCCCCTCCACCTTGGCCGGGGAGTTCTCGTTCTCGATCAGCCTGTCCATGGCCCTGCTGTTCCTGGGGTTCGTGGGCCGGGGCCTCGATACCGGCAAGCACCGGGGCACGGCCGCCGTGCTGCTGGCCGTCACCGGCCTGTGCCACCTGCTGCCCACGATCTTCGCGGTGGTCGGGGCGCTGCTGCTCCTGCTGCTGCGGCCCGGCAAGGTGCGGGCCCAGTTCCTGGGCATGATCCTCGGGGTCGGGGCGTTGCTGGCCGCCTTCTGGTCGTTCCCGTTCCTCGTCCGCCTGCCGTATGTGAACGACATGGGGTGGGAGCGCCTCAGCGAGTACTCCGCCAACCTGTTCCGCTGGGACGGCCCCCACAGCCTGAGGCTGGTCCTGATGCTGGCCCTGGCCGGGGCCATCGTCTCGGTCCTCTTCCGCCGCCGCACCGGCCTGTTCTGGTTCGGGATGGCCGCCATCGCGGCCGCCGTGTTCGTCATGGCTCCCCAGGGGCGCCTGTGGAACGCCCGCGTGCTGCCCTTCTGGTACTTCTCGCTCTACATGCTGGCCGCCGTAGCCGTCTCCGAAGCGAGCATCGCCGTCGCCCAGCTGTTCGCCAAAGACCCCAGCTACCCGTCCAAGAGGATGCTGCGGGCCGCCCCCCTGATGGCCGCGGTGGCCGTGTGGATGGGCGTCGGGGTGCCCCTGGGGGCGGTGCCGAGCTGGGTGCCGGCCCCCCAGACCACCGACCAGAGCTTCATCCCGTCGTGGGCGCGGTGGAACTACTCGGGCTACGAGCGCAAGGACGCCTGGCCGGAGCACGAGGGGATCATCCAGACGATGACCGAGGTGGGCATCACCAACGGCTGCGGGCGCGCCCACTGGGAGTACGAGTCGGCCCTCGACCGCTTCGGCACGCCCATGGCCCTCATGCTGCTGCCCTACTGGACCGACGGCTGCATCGGGTCGATGGAGGGCCTCTACTTCGAGTCCTCCCCGACGACCCCGTTCCACTTCCTCAACGCCGGGGAGCTCTCGAAGGCGCCGTCCAACCCTCAGCGCGACCTGCCCTACCGACCCCTCGACATCGCCGCCGGGGTCGAGCACCTCAAGATCGTCGGCGCCCGCTATTACATGGCCTTCTCCGAGGAGGCGGTCACCGCCGCCAACCAGCACCCTGACCTGCGCCTCGTGGCCCAGACGGGCAAGTGGCAGGTGTACGAGGTCGCCGGGTCCGAGCTGGTGGTGCCCCTGGCCTTCGAGCCGGCCGTCGTCAAGGGCGCCCAGACGCGGGGCGAGAGGCCCTGGCTGGACGTCGCCGTCAACTGGTACATGGACCCCGCGGCCCACGACGTCTACCTGGCGGCCGACGGGCCCTCGCAGTGGCCCCGGATCGAGATGCACGAGGTCTCGGGTGGGACCACGATCATCGGTTCGGGGGTGGCCGTCGACAACCCGCCCCGCAAGCCCGTGCCGGGCACGGGGGTGAGGAACATCACGACGACCGACAACTCGATCTCCTTCGAGGTCGACCGTCCCGGATCGCCGGTGCTCGTCAAGGCGTCCTACTTCCCCAACTGGAAGGCGTCGGGGGCCGACGG
This portion of the Actinomycetota bacterium genome encodes:
- a CDS encoding DUF3499 family protein, yielding MERARLCSRPGCAEPAGAALAFQYASRTVWLEDLGEPDPHTIDLCTMHADRLSPPRGWTGEDRRRSAGPAARVAS
- a CDS encoding type II CAAX endopeptidase family protein, with amino-acid sequence MGGRPDTPRWGLGDAAAGFFVGLVLSSAVAAAFLPDAPGETDISLTGQALSQIGLWTGLVGAAVLASRRKGTGRLAADFGLRARPVDVPVGMLAGALGQLVLVPLVAFLLRPLLGEPEVSGPVQDLVDSATGSAVIGLFVFVVLGAAVVEELFFRGLVMGALRRRMGAVAAVVITGVVFGIAHPQDLPADALALVMISLAALGMMWGALVVRTGRLGPAIVAHATFNAWTLTVLLTR